In Bacillales bacterium, one genomic interval encodes:
- a CDS encoding SE1832 family protein has protein sequence MEKKQLEYRLVELKADYARIQSDLEKMEAVTGNSASAEKALISVEDEMAKVRKQLSKL, from the coding sequence ATGGAAAAAAAACAACTCGAGTACCGGCTTGTCGAGCTGAAAGCGGATTATGCGCGCATCCAAAGCGATCTCGAAAAAATGGAAGCAGTCACCGGGAACTCCGCCTCGGCGGAGAAGGCGCTCATCTCTGTCGAAGACGAGATGGCGAAAGTCCGGAAACAATTGAGCAAGCTGTAA
- a CDS encoding amidohydrolase family protein, with amino-acid sequence MKYLDEPWRQYISDANWVQEKHLPYTQPAVAGVDRADARVPDGRPAGTDLHFMQKQLLDECGHVYGILTGALDPSPSSMHGWYEMAAALASAYNNWQIETFLEKDDRLYGSVHLSADDPQAAVREIERVGSHPKMVQILLPIDDKLWGDPYYHPIFEAAERHELTIGMHHNEPPTHFGKWPRYFIEWHTLIPTAHMIQVSNLVYNGVFEKFPGLKLVMIEGGFTFAPHLMKKMDQQYDNLRHEIPWLKRKPSDIIREHVRFTTQPMEEMSKKEFMQYVDQMGSEDMICFSTDYPHWDYDSPTRALPNLDEPLRSKIFYGNALASYPKLPDGGGDA; translated from the coding sequence GTGAAGTATTTGGATGAACCGTGGCGGCAATACATTTCTGACGCCAATTGGGTGCAAGAGAAACATCTGCCTTACACGCAGCCTGCCGTGGCGGGCGTCGATCGTGCGGATGCCAGAGTTCCTGACGGCAGACCGGCGGGAACCGATCTCCATTTTATGCAAAAACAGCTTTTGGACGAGTGCGGGCATGTCTACGGCATTTTGACCGGAGCGCTTGATCCTTCTCCGTCTTCGATGCATGGCTGGTATGAGATGGCCGCAGCATTAGCCAGCGCCTACAACAATTGGCAAATCGAAACGTTTCTTGAAAAAGACGACCGTCTTTACGGATCGGTCCATTTGTCAGCGGATGATCCTCAGGCCGCCGTACGCGAAATCGAGCGGGTCGGTTCCCATCCGAAAATGGTGCAAATCTTGCTGCCCATCGACGATAAACTGTGGGGAGATCCGTATTATCATCCGATTTTCGAAGCAGCTGAGCGTCACGAGCTGACGATCGGGATGCACCATAATGAACCGCCGACGCACTTCGGCAAATGGCCGCGTTATTTTATCGAATGGCATACATTGATTCCGACCGCCCACATGATCCAGGTGAGCAATCTCGTATATAACGGCGTTTTTGAAAAATTTCCCGGGCTGAAGCTCGTCATGATTGAGGGCGGATTCACGTTCGCGCCGCATTTGATGAAAAAAATGGATCAACAGTACGATAATTTGCGCCACGAGATTCCGTGGCTCAAACGAAAACCGAGCGACATCATTCGCGAACACGTTCGCTTCACGACCCAGCCGATGGAAGAAATGAGCAAGAAAGAGTTCATGCAGTACGTCGATCAAATGGGATCGGAGGACATGATTTGTTTCTCGACGGACTATCCGCATTGGGATTATGATTCGCCGACCCGTGCGCTGCCGAATTTGGATGAGCCGTTAAGAAGTAAAATTTTTTACGGGAATGCGCTCGCTTCTTATCCGAAATTGCCAGATGGGGGAGGGGATGCTTAA
- a CDS encoding Rieske (2Fe-2S) protein, protein MENVVCKTSELQPGEMMEASLGRTPIVVCRTLDGDFYAFSNRCIHQGGPMSKGVLCGTSVPTDRPGEYCYGRKKEILRCPWHGREFDVKNDGRMLTDPRRKLPSFTVDIVGGNVIVSK, encoded by the coding sequence ATGGAAAACGTCGTTTGCAAAACTTCCGAACTCCAACCCGGTGAGATGATGGAGGCGTCCCTCGGCCGGACGCCGATTGTCGTCTGTCGGACGCTGGACGGAGACTTTTATGCTTTTTCCAATCGCTGCATTCATCAAGGCGGACCGATGTCGAAAGGCGTCTTATGCGGGACCTCCGTTCCGACGGATCGTCCGGGCGAATATTGCTACGGCCGGAAAAAAGAAATTCTTCGCTGCCCGTGGCACGGCCGCGAATTTGACGTTAAAAACGACGGCCGCATGCTCACCGACCCGAGGCGAAAGCTGCCGAGCTTCACGGTTGACATTGTCGGCGGGAACGTTATCGTTTCTAAATAA
- the recQ gene encoding DNA helicase RecQ, translated as MLDQARSLLQKYYGYPAFRPGQEQAIESILKGNDTVAIMPTGGGKSICYQIPALLLDGVTLVVSPLISLMKDQVDALNQIGIPATFINSSLTGAEVADRIQGARLGRFKLIYVAPERLESGAFLRLLDALDVAMVAIDEAHCLSEWGHDFRPSYRAIAPALAELRSRPLVSAFTATATPEVIEDIRSQLALRAENVFSTGFGRDNLSFTVVRGENKRDFVMQYIKARPNQSGIIYAATRKEVDQLHQYLQTKGYSVGKYHAGLNEDERKLAQEAFLYDDTLLMVATNAFGMGIDKSNVRFVIHHNLPKNIEAYYQEAGRAGRDGEPSECTLLFHPRDAQLHKFFIEQGEAPEDRKQAEHRKLQSMVDYGYTTQCLHRTIVEYFGETDAEDCGRCSNCTGNYEIEDVTVEAQKVFSCVKRMNEQFGVTMISDVLKGSKNKRIRDMRLDRLPTYGLMKKLTKNAISDLIKVFIAEGYLALEGGQYPVVKLQPRSVAVLRGEEQVLHKTLKPLKQAQAAGNEALFEELRALRREIAEAEHVPPFVIFSDQTLRELSDYAPKEMDELLKVKGIGERKLEKYGAAFLEAIARFELEAREVPEAAAAASDDEGDTPSHRVSYELFRDGKSVEAIAAERGMSANTVERHLFRAAEEGCELAWERLIQAEYEAQVMAAATELQAEKLKPIKEALPDEVSYTTIRGALLKQRLGK; from the coding sequence ATGCTCGATCAAGCACGATCTTTACTGCAAAAATATTACGGCTACCCGGCCTTCCGGCCAGGCCAGGAACAAGCCATTGAAAGCATATTGAAAGGTAATGACACAGTTGCGATCATGCCGACCGGCGGCGGCAAATCGATTTGCTACCAAATTCCCGCCCTTCTGCTCGACGGCGTCACGCTCGTCGTTTCGCCGCTCATCTCCTTGATGAAAGACCAAGTCGACGCGCTCAACCAAATCGGCATCCCGGCGACGTTCATCAACAGCTCGCTCACCGGCGCAGAAGTCGCCGACCGCATCCAAGGCGCACGCCTTGGCCGCTTCAAGCTCATCTACGTCGCGCCCGAGCGGCTCGAATCCGGCGCCTTCCTGCGCCTGCTCGATGCCCTCGACGTCGCCATGGTCGCCATCGACGAGGCCCATTGCCTGTCGGAATGGGGCCACGACTTCCGCCCAAGCTACCGCGCGATCGCTCCCGCGCTCGCCGAGCTGCGCTCGCGCCCGCTCGTCTCCGCCTTCACGGCGACGGCTACGCCTGAGGTCATCGAAGACATCCGCTCCCAACTCGCGTTGCGCGCGGAAAACGTCTTCTCGACCGGTTTCGGCCGCGACAACTTGTCGTTCACCGTTGTCCGCGGCGAAAACAAGCGCGATTTCGTGATGCAGTACATCAAAGCGCGTCCCAACCAGTCCGGCATCATTTACGCCGCAACGCGTAAAGAAGTCGATCAGCTTCACCAATATTTGCAGACGAAAGGCTATTCCGTCGGCAAATATCACGCCGGGTTGAACGAGGACGAGCGCAAGCTCGCCCAAGAAGCTTTTTTATACGACGATACACTGCTGATGGTCGCGACAAACGCATTCGGCATGGGCATTGACAAGTCGAACGTCCGCTTCGTCATCCACCACAACTTGCCGAAAAATATCGAGGCGTACTATCAGGAAGCCGGTCGTGCCGGACGCGACGGGGAACCGAGTGAATGTACGCTGCTCTTTCACCCGCGCGACGCGCAGCTGCACAAATTCTTCATTGAACAAGGCGAAGCGCCGGAAGACCGCAAGCAAGCGGAGCATCGCAAGCTGCAAAGCATGGTCGATTACGGCTACACGACGCAATGCCTCCACCGGACGATCGTCGAGTATTTCGGTGAGACCGACGCGGAAGATTGCGGCCGCTGCAGCAATTGTACAGGGAATTACGAGATCGAAGATGTGACAGTCGAGGCGCAAAAAGTGTTCTCGTGCGTGAAGCGCATGAACGAGCAGTTCGGGGTGACGATGATCTCGGACGTGCTGAAGGGCTCGAAGAATAAGCGGATTCGCGACATGCGGCTCGATCGGCTGCCGACGTACGGCCTCATGAAAAAATTAACGAAGAACGCGATCTCGGATTTGATCAAGGTGTTCATCGCCGAAGGGTATTTGGCGCTCGAAGGCGGTCAATATCCGGTTGTAAAATTGCAACCGCGGTCGGTGGCCGTCCTGCGCGGCGAAGAGCAAGTGCTGCACAAGACGCTGAAGCCGTTAAAACAGGCGCAAGCCGCCGGCAACGAGGCGCTGTTCGAAGAACTGCGCGCGTTGCGCAGAGAGATTGCCGAAGCCGAACACGTGCCGCCGTTCGTCATTTTCTCGGACCAGACGCTGCGCGAATTGAGCGACTACGCGCCGAAGGAAATGGACGAACTGCTGAAAGTGAAAGGGATCGGCGAGCGCAAGCTCGAAAAATACGGCGCCGCGTTTCTGGAGGCGATCGCGCGCTTCGAACTCGAAGCGCGCGAGGTGCCGGAAGCGGCGGCGGCCGCTAGCGATGACGAAGGCGATACGCCGAGTCATCGCGTGTCGTATGAGCTTTTCCGGGACGGAAAAAGCGTGGAGGCGATAGCGGCGGAGCGCGGGATGAGCGCGAACACGGTCGAGCGCCACCTCTTCCGCGCAGCGGAAGAGGGGTGTGAGCTGGCGTGGGAGCGGCTCATTCAGGCGGAGTACGAGGCGCAAGTGATGGCGGCAGCGACGGAGCTGCAGGCGGAGAAGCTGAAGCCGATCAAGGAGGCGCTGCCGGATGAGGTGAGTTATACGACGATTCGCGGGGCGCTGCTGAAGCAGCGCTTAGGTAAATGA
- a CDS encoding ABC transporter permease, giving the protein MNKIVKLSAMETKLFFREKMAVFWTFLFPLLMIWLFGAMFGDTKIGGMSYSDAYVPSWIAVNLMTIAFFGIGTVLASYREKGILRRYQATTVRPWMVLTAQTVQGTIIFVISAIIIIVFAVLKFDLSEPKYLGSTLLAFGLSLIAFFPFGLLINSIGKSVRTANAISSLAMNLMIFLSGATFPLEMMPKFLQYVAHLLPLYYVIDLTRQTWNFTPLWQNSLDLAVLIGIAVVSITLSSRYFRWSGQ; this is encoded by the coding sequence ATGAATAAAATTGTCAAGTTATCCGCGATGGAAACGAAGCTGTTTTTCCGAGAGAAAATGGCGGTCTTCTGGACGTTTTTGTTCCCGCTGTTAATGATTTGGCTGTTCGGCGCGATGTTTGGGGATACGAAAATTGGCGGAATGTCCTACAGCGACGCTTACGTTCCGTCTTGGATTGCCGTCAACTTGATGACGATAGCCTTTTTCGGCATCGGGACGGTGCTCGCCAGTTATCGCGAAAAAGGCATCTTGCGGCGCTACCAAGCGACGACGGTTCGGCCCTGGATGGTCTTGACCGCGCAAACCGTGCAAGGCACGATCATTTTTGTCATCAGCGCCATCATCATCATCGTCTTCGCTGTGCTCAAATTCGACCTGAGCGAGCCGAAATATTTAGGCAGCACCCTTCTCGCTTTCGGGCTCAGCCTGATCGCTTTTTTCCCGTTCGGCTTACTCATCAACTCGATCGGCAAAAGCGTGCGCACGGCGAACGCGATCAGCTCGCTCGCAATGAACTTGATGATCTTCTTGTCCGGCGCGACGTTCCCGCTCGAAATGATGCCGAAATTCCTGCAATACGTCGCCCACCTCTTGCCGCTCTACTACGTCATCGACCTAACCCGGCAAACGTGGAACTTCACGCCTCTTTGGCAAAACAGCCTCGATCTCGCCGTGTTGATCGGCATCGCCGTCGTTTCGATCACTTTATCTTCCCGCTATTTCCGCTGGAGCGGACAATGA
- a CDS encoding ABC transporter ATP-binding protein, whose amino-acid sequence MNEKNIDAEERSKMTNVIEVKGLTKRYGDKTAVHDISFTVKKGEIFGIIGPNGAGKTTTIEILEGLRKRDAGEVNVLGFDPGKEAERYQLNQKIGVQFQATSIQELMKVKEALQLFASFYEKVPDYDDLIQQLHLEDKLDSYFKDLSGGWKQRVTLALSVLHRPDIVFLDEPSMGLDPQARRDLWEVIHSLKESGTTILVTTHYMEEAEKLCDRVAMVYEGRVRALDKPRVLLEQLATNFLSFESPDVDREVLSRLPCVQQIEHQEDHFRIQTDDLQHLAYLVLKKCEEQDWKLSAFRFERGSMDDLFVHLLKEPSA is encoded by the coding sequence ATGAATGAGAAGAATATTGATGCAGAGGAGCGAAGCAAAATGACGAACGTCATTGAAGTGAAAGGCTTGACGAAACGGTACGGCGATAAGACAGCTGTGCACGACATTTCCTTCACGGTTAAAAAAGGCGAAATATTCGGGATCATTGGCCCGAACGGCGCCGGCAAGACGACGACGATCGAGATTTTGGAAGGGTTGCGCAAACGTGATGCTGGCGAAGTGAACGTACTCGGATTCGATCCTGGCAAGGAGGCAGAACGTTACCAATTAAATCAAAAGATCGGCGTGCAATTTCAAGCAACGTCGATTCAAGAATTAATGAAAGTGAAAGAAGCGCTGCAACTGTTTGCCTCTTTTTATGAAAAAGTTCCCGATTACGACGACTTGATCCAGCAATTGCATCTCGAAGACAAACTCGACTCGTATTTCAAAGATCTTTCCGGGGGTTGGAAACAGAGGGTGACGCTCGCCTTGTCGGTGCTGCACCGGCCGGACATCGTGTTTCTCGACGAACCGAGCATGGGGCTGGATCCGCAAGCCCGCCGCGATCTCTGGGAAGTCATTCATTCGCTGAAAGAAAGCGGCACGACGATTTTGGTGACGACCCACTATATGGAAGAAGCGGAAAAGCTGTGCGATCGCGTGGCAATGGTTTATGAAGGCAGGGTTCGGGCGCTTGACAAGCCGAGAGTGCTGCTGGAGCAGTTGGCAACGAATTTTCTTTCTTTCGAAAGTCCGGATGTCGATCGAGAAGTGCTTTCCCGCCTGCCGTGCGTCCAACAAATCGAGCATCAGGAAGATCACTTCCGCATTCAAACGGATGATTTGCAGCATTTGGCGTATCTTGTGTTGAAAAAATGTGAAGAACAAGATTGGAAACTGTCGGCGTTCCGCTTTGAGCGAGGCTCGATGGACGACTTGTTTGTTCACTTGTTAAAGGAGCCCTCGGCATGA